The following coding sequences are from one Triticum dicoccoides isolate Atlit2015 ecotype Zavitan chromosome 4A, WEW_v2.0, whole genome shotgun sequence window:
- the LOC119284677 gene encoding G-type lectin S-receptor-like serine/threonine-protein kinase SD2-5 gives MLIGFLVTPWPFICGSKPQEDRTLHILYNLFGASLHQTATSSLMIRIHDNTMQSLHVLIITLLFLFVYSLHQFPFAHALSSSIPTNTSLLQYPAINLSGNSSARLFLQSRSSDTLASFGFYSTDGSVFILCVMMSYYGGYGDSIIGHPQVIWSANRNFPVGRDDILSFTGAGQLILQNNVGTFVWSTPTKDASVVGMRLDGSGNLVLFDQNNVSVWESFDYPTDTLVIGQLLCVGANLTANDSFTSWASGQINLHTSSNGLQFYFGSAAYTQVFQPTSLGNGTSDCYAFTNGSFGFPKLVFSLPLARSFQFMRLEFDGHFRLYEMKEAAFHVVFDVLSNEIKFCDYPLACGEYSVCINGQCCCPSSHYFRLQDEWRPDMGCLPWTNLSSCNDMRYHQLVPISNISYFSDDAFQSLATSATDADCKQSCLEECSCKVALFQYDDHDGITGSCLHLSQASLLSQTTNSSHRTSVFFKIQGTMKRRTNIAIGSAVGSFALFATAISIFTWRKCKKTEEEECFLGGIPGVPARFSYNELKIATRNFSMRLGSGGFGSVFKGKIGKETIAVKRLEGVDQGKQEFLAEVETIGRIHHINLVRLIGFCAEKSSRLLVYEYMSNSSLDKWIFHAHPVFTLSWKTRCNIIMGIAKGLSYLHEECEQRIAHLDIKPQNILLDDRFNAKVSDFGLSKLISRDDSKIMTRMRGTRGYLAPEWLGSKITEKVDIYSFGIVIVEIICGRRNLDESQPEERVHLISLLQEKARCGKLFDLVDTSSNDMQFHMEEVREMMELAMWCLQVDSSKRPLMSTVAKVLEGAMTLEATPHYDLVANHEPNQSDVEMQICSYLPSATHLSGPR, from the coding sequence ATGCTCATCGGCTTCCTTGTGACTCCATGGCCGTTCATATGTGGCTCCAAGCCCCAAGAAGACCGCACTCTGCATATCCTGTACAACCTGTTTGGGGCTTCTCTGCACCAAACAGCTACCTCCTCTTTGATGATTCGTATACATGATAATACCATGCAGTCATTACATGTGTTGATCATCACTCTCTTGTTCCTATTTGTTTACTCCCTCCACCAGTTTCCGTTTGCCCATGCTTTATCCAGCtctatcccaacaaacacaagtcTGCTGCAGTATCCAGCCATCAACTTGAGTGGAAACTCTAGTGCTCGCTTATTCCTCCAGAGTAGAAGTTCCGACACCCTTGCTAGCTTTGGTTTCTACAGCACAGATGGTTCTGTGTTTATCCTTTGCGTCATGATGAGCTACTACGGTGGCTATGGGGATAGTATTATTGGCCATCCCCAGGTTATCTGGTCTGCGAACCGCAACTTCCCCGTAGGCAGGGATGACATCCTTTCTTTCACTGGGGCTGGTCAGTTAATTCTTCAAAACAATGTTGGCACCTTTGTCTGGTCCACACCGACAAAGGACGCCTCCGTAGTTGGTATGCGCCTCGATGGTTCTGGAAACCTCGTGCTTTTTGATCAAAACAATGTCTCTGTCTGGGAGTCCTTTGACTACCCAACAGATACATTGGTGATCGGGCAGTTGCTATGCGTGGGAGCTAATCTCACTGCCAATGATTCATTCACCAGTTGGGCATCAGGTCAGATCAATCTTCATACCTCATCAAATGGATTGCAGTTTTATTTTGGCTCTGCCGCGTACACACAAGTATTCCAACCAACTTCTCTAGGCAATGGGACATCAGATTGTTATGCATTTACCAATGGCAGCTTTGGATTTCCCAAACTGGTCTTCTCATTGCCCCTTGCAAGGTCATTTCAGTTCATGCGGTTAGAGTTTGATGGTCATTTTCGTCTATATGAAATGAAGGAGGCTGCCTTCCACGTGGTGTTCGATGTGCTAAGCAATGAAATCAAGTTTTGTGATTATCCTCTAGCCTGTGGTGAATACAGTGTTTGTATAAATGGGCAGTGTTGCTGTCCCAGCTCTCACTATTTTAGACTCCAAGATGAATGGCGTCCAGATATGGGGTGTCTACCATGGACTAATCTGTCTTCTTGCAATGACATGCGCTATCATCAACTTGTACCTATTAGCAACATTTCTTACTTCAGTGATGATGCCTTCCAATCATTGGCTACTTCTGCTACAGATGCGGACTGCAAGCAATCTTGCTTAGAAGAGTGCTCTTGCAAAGTTGCATTATTTCAATACGATGACCATGATGGAATTACTGGCTCTTGTTTGCATTTATCACAGGCCTCACTACTTTCTCAAACTACAAATTCTTCTCATCGTACTTCAGTATTTTTCAAAATACAGGGCACCATGAAAAGAAGGACCAACATTGCCATTGGTTCTGCAGTTGGTAGTTTTGCTTTATTTGCAACTGCCATCTCCATTTTCACTTGGAGAAAATGTAAGAAAACGGAGGAGGAAGAATGCTTCCTTGGAGGAATACCTGGAGTACCAGCACGCTTCTCCTATAACGAGCTGAAGATAGCCACAAGGAACTTCTCGATGAGGCTTGGATCTGGAGGGTTTGGCTCTGTCTTCAAAGGTAAAATAGGCAAGGAAACGATAGCTGTCAAGCGCTTAGAAGGGGTCGATCAAGGAAAGCAGGAGTTCTTAGCAGAAGTTGAGACCATAGGAAGAATTCATCACATTAATCTTGTCAGGTTAATTGGATTTTGTGCTGAAAAATCGAGCAGGCTACTTGTGTACGAGTATATGAGCAATAGTTCATTGGATAAATGGATATTCCATGCACATCCAGTTTTTACACTCTCATGGAAGACAAGGTGTAATATCATCATGGGTATTGCCAAGGGTCTGTCTTATCTCCATGAAGAATGTGAACAAAGGATTGCTCACCTAGACATCAAGCCACAGAACATTCTTCTGGATGACAGGTTTAATGCGAAGGTCTCGGATTTTGGATTATCGAAATTGATAAGTAGGGACGATAGCAAGATCATGACTCGGATGCGAGGCACACGTGGATATCTTGCACCTGAGTGGCTAGGTTCGAAGATCACCGAGAAGGTAGACATCTACAGCTTTGGAATTGTCATAGTTGAAATTATATGTGGGCGAAGGAACCTGGACGAATCACAACCTGAAGAGCGAGTTCACCTAATCAGTCTTCTGCAAGAAAAGGCTAGATGTGGAAAGTTATTCGATTTGGTGGATACGAGCAGCAACGACATGCAATTTCACATGGAGGAGGTTAGAGAAATGATGGAGCTCGCAATGTGGTGCTTACAGGTTGATAGCAGCAAGAGGCCTCTGATGTCAACAGTTGCCAAGGTGTTGGAAGGTGCGATGACTTTAGAGGCCACACCTCACTATGATCTTGTTGCTAATCATGAACCAAATCAGAGCGATGTTGAGATGCAAATTTGCTCATACCTGCCTTCGGCAACACATCTGTCGGGACCTAGGTGA